The DNA segment GCAAGCCCACAGGTGGAGAGGCGCAATGAAGCGGCTGATGCTGTCCGGCACCCTGCTGCTGATCTGCATCGCAGCGACATTTTACCTGGCATCAGGTAACACGCCGCAGATTAACCGCAGCGATCTGCTGCTCTGGCGTATAACACTGTACGCTGCAATGTCCGGTGTGGGCTGGCGTCTGTACGATCGCTTCCCACCTTATCGCCCGACAATTCGTCGCATCACCCTGTGGTTTATCGTGCTGATTGCGCTCAATGAGATCGCGCCGGAGGTATTCCGGTGACGACCAACAGCTATCTGGAATACTTTCTGACGCTGCTCGGCTGGGTGGTCAATAACGGGTTGTGGAATGCGATTAGCGCCACCGGATTATTCGCCCTGCCGCTGCTGATTAAGTTGCTGGCACTGTGGTTACAGGCCAGAAGTCAGGGGGCGGATGAGGGCAATAAAGCCGCGCTTGCTCTGGTATGGACCGAGCACCTGATGTACACCTCGCTGCTGGTGATTATGTTCACCTGCGTGCCAATGTTGAACATCGACCTCGATACCATCAAATATGACACCACGCGCTCAAAGCAGTGCGGCATGTCGGTGCCACAACCCGCCGATACCGGCTATCAACCGATTATAAACTCGCTCGGCGGTAAAACCGCCGCCGTCCCGGTCTGGTGGTACTTTATTCATGTGATCAGCAAAGGCATCACCAGCGCAACGGTTGCCACCCTGCCCTGCCAGCCGGATCTGCGTCAGATCCGTTTTGAGGTGCAGCACACCCGAATCAAGGATCCAGCGCTGGCTCAGGAACTTCGGGATTTCGTCGAGGAGTGTTATGCCCCTTCCCGCGCCCGTCTGAAATTTCGTGCCGGAGAGCTGGAGGATGACACCAGTGATGATACTGCCTAGCTGGGATCATCGTACTTTCTCAACACGACTGGTTACTACGATACCGACCATGCCCTTTCACCGCACAGTGCGTGGCCGTACAGCACATCACGCGATGCCGGGCTGGCCGATACCGGCGCGGGCGGCTATCCCACCTGTAAACAGTGGTGGGCCGACGATACTGTTGGGCTGAAAGCGCGGCTACTGCAACTCCCGGCTCCGGATATCTGGACAGCGTTTAAAAAGATCGGCCAGTCGCAGGCAGTATATGAAGAGGCCGTGTTGCGCTCGCTGGTCAGTGAGCGAAATATGCAGGTATCGCAGAACGGGCGCGTTTACCCCGGCTATGGTGGCAATGTCGATGGCACCATAGCCAATGCCGCCACCCGGCTGGCATCCAGCGCCGGAAATATCCTCGGCAGCATTGCGGCGTTCCCGGCGTTTGACAGCGTACGTCAGGCGCTACCGATGGTACAGGCGCTACTGCAAATGGCGCTGGTGATCTGTATTCCGCTGGTAACACTCTGTTCGGCATGGGATGTGAAAGTAGTGATGACACTGACGTTTGTGCAGTTTGCGCTGTTCTTCCTTACCTTCTGGTGGGAACTGGCGCGGTGGCTCGATAGCTGGCTGCTGGATGTGCTCTACAACAGTGATACCCACAGTAGCTGGAATCTGGCCGGGATCCAGAATACGCAGGATGACGTGATCATTAATTTGGTGATGGGGTCGATGTTTCTGGTTCTGCCGACTTTCTGGATGGGGGCGATGACGTGGGCTGGGGTGAGAGTTGGCATAGCGGTGAATGGGGCGCTGGCGGGCGGGGTTAAGGTGGCACAGGATAGTGGGGGTAAGGCTGGGGGGATGCTTGGGAGGTGATTAGCCAAATCTACTTTTTTGATACGTATAAATTGTAATTAAACATCGCTCACTTTGAGAAAATTTTTGGACACAAAACCCACCGATAGTCTATCAAGGCTGGTTCTCTGATGGGCTTTGCATTATCCCCTCACAAGATCGAACAATATTCAACCAACGAGTTGCCTAACTTTGTGATCTGTATGGATTAACATCGTTGAACATATGTATAGTATTGTTCATAATCCCTCTAAAAGGTCTGGGGATGGCCTTAAACCTCAGGGCGGTAGCGTGGGATATGGTTAATTATCATACATCAATACATTCATATCTCGATCATTTTCATTAAGTAATATTCACTATATTTATGAATAATGGAATCAGGTACAATTCATATGAAAATAGATGATAGAAAAGATAAAGTAATTAATCTATTCAATGATATAAACTCAGGAGAGATCAATACCCGCCCTGATTTCCAAAGGGGAGAAGTATGGTCATCTTCGAAGAAAAAAATGTTAATTGACACTATATTAAGAAAATGGCCTATACCGCCAATTCATTTAGTTAAAATAGATGATAAAACATTTGAAGTTCTTGATGGACAACAAAGGTTAACTGCAATAAGAGATTTTATAAATAATAAATTCTCAATTGATGGTAATATTCAGCCTTTAGATGATGAAATACAAGCATTAAATGGGAAAAAATATAAGCAGCTCGATGATGATACGAAAAGGGAATTTAACACATACAGATTTATAATTTATGAAATGATGGAATATTCTGCTGGTGAACCTGGTGAAATATTTCACAGATTAAATCAATCAGTTAAATTAACCTCATCGGAACAAAGGAATTCATTATTTGGAGAATTAAGAAGCCAAACGGCTGATTTTGTTAGATTAATGCAAGATAATGGCGTGAATAAAGATCTATTAGGATTCACAAACTCTAGACTTGCTTATAATGACCTTATAGCAAGAGTTGGATATTTATTAGAAAAGAACTCTCTTCGCGCAACACTTAACGACAAAGTGTTAAATTATCGATTTAGAGATGAAACTGGATTTGACTCAGATATATTAGAACAGCTAAGTTTCTCAATATTAACCTTAGCTAATATGCGTAAGCATTTAGATGAATGTAACTATAGCATTAATCTAACAAAAGCATCATCCTTAAACTGGATATATTCTTTAGCAGAATATAAAAATATCCTTTCGACTAATTCAGACAATCTTATGGTAGCATTTTTCAACCTTGAAAGAGCTAAGCACTCAGTAAAAAACAATGAACAAATTCCTGAAGACATAATTCATTTCTTTGGTTCCAATGAAACAAACATAAAAGAATTATTACTTATATATATTGAGAGGTCATCATCTAGAGTAATGACGACAGCATCTATTATAATTCGCGACATTATAATAAATTTATCACTGTATAAGGCAGGTATTCCTCTGCCTGATAGTATTGACACATTACAGCTTGATACTCTAGCAGATGTAATAGCATCTCATAATTTCGATGTCAAAGAGTGTATTGAAAACCTCTCTAACGAATGGAAGGTTTATTAAAATGCGAGCAGCGAGAATAAATGACATCTGGCGTTATGTAAACGACGTAGAACAATATAGAACCAGAATAAAAAAAGTAGAAATAAAAAAACTATCTGGATTTGAAGATATAACAATAGAGCCTCAAAGTGCTATCACTGCGATTTGTGGCAAGAATGGTGTAGGAAAAACAACTTTCTTAAAATTAATATACCAAGCAATAAAATCACCTAAAAAACAGCTTTCTCCTTTGAGATTCGGTGTATATGATTTCCAGATTGAAATATTAGATAATCGTTCGAATATTATATTTGATAGAAATTCAGAACATCATTTAGAAAATGTTTACTATCTTGAACCGAGTCAAGAATGCGCAAGAATATTAGATTATATAAAACGAACTAAAAATATTAATGAGCTAATTGAAGGTGAAGGAGAGAATATATCATTCAATGATGATAAAACAAAACCTCAAATTGAAAGTATTATTGGCAAAAAATATAAAAGAATAGTATTCAGAGAGATCACTGGAGCAATTGAAAATGATTATACATTTCCATATTTTGAGATTGAATTAGCTAGTGGGGCAAAATACTCAAATATTGACATGGGAATGGGAGAGTTTGCGGTCTTTTATATCTTATGGTTTATAAAAAACTGCGAAAGAAACTCAATCATTTTTATAGAAGAACCAGAGAATTTTATATCGGCTAATACCCAAATTTATCTAATGGATAAGATTGCAGAGCAATCAAATAGCAATAAACTTTGGATTATGTTATCAACGCATTCCGAACATATATTGTCAAAAATTAGTGTTGAGAATACAAAAGTATTACAAAAACGTTTGACAGACATTACTCATCTGATTGAACCTAAACACCGTGAAAAGTACTTATCGGCTTTAGGGTTAGTCCCTCAGTTAGATGGTGTAATTTTTGTTGAAGATAATTTCTCAGCTAACTTTACGAACTATTTATTATCGAAACTTGCACCTGCATTCCTAAAAAGCTATAGAATTTTACCAATACGTTGTGATTCTAATATTGAAAAAATAGCTCTCCACTATGAACCCCTCAGAAAATCCCCGATAAATTACATCGGTATTTTAGATGCAGATCAGAAAGAAAAGGTAGCCCAATACATTGATAAAGATATATATATCAGTTCATTGCCAGGTGGTGTAACAGCTCCACCTGAAACTATTGTTTGGGATGTTTTAATCGATAATAGTAAAAATATATCTGATGCATTAGACGTCGATCATGACACGATGCAGAATGTAATTATGGAAAATAGCACCGCTGATTACCATGATAGATATACAAACATATCAAAGGAGCTAAGTATACCACTAGATGTTTTGCTTCAAAAAATATTCTCATCATGGATAAACATCCAAGAAAATAGAGAATTAGCAGAAGACTTTATCTTCGCCATTATTAATTACAATAAAAGATATACATCCTTAGTTGAATTGCAACCTGACAATAAAGTAAAGCTCATCGCCGATGATAAGACTATTTTCTTAAAAAGAGACGATATATACTTCCCTCAGAATAGAACGAAACCACTAGTCAACGGCATGGAATTAAAATTTAATTTATTCTTTAACAGTTATTCATTCATAGCTAAAGTAACCGCAGAATAATCTGCGGTTACTTTGTTAAAGAGATGTAGTAAAACTAATTAATTCACGATGGTTTCGCAAGGATGCAGACCCATCGTCAACATGTGCAGCCCAAGCTTGCATCATTTTTTTTCCATCAAAATTGGGATACAACATCTTCAATATAAGTTCAGTAGCTACACCTGTATCTCCCAACCATACAGCTTTATCCATACTCATATTGCCATCAGTTTTATAGTCATTTCCGTCAAAACGATAGCCACTTTCTACAGAACGGAAAAATGCTATCCGAGCAGAAATATTTGGATTAACCCCCGTGCTAGCTTTTAGTCTTTTAAGTTGATCTTCAACACGAATGTTCAGTTGCAAACGATTAGGTAACATTAGGCATTCACCTCACATTTTGCATTTTTCCAAAAATAGCCGTCTTCAATCTTTGAAGATTGACTAAATGGTGAGTATCTTATTTCATAAGATTTTGAAATACAATCACAGAGATAATTTTTGTAATATCTCTCATCAATTTCCGTATCGGTAGATAGGATAATGACCTGGTGACTAGCATCTGGGATATAGTGTTCAACTAACTTATCTCTATGATGCGAGTCTAACCTTCCTAAAGGAGTATCAATTATAATAGGAAGTAATTTCCCAGAAACATTCCCTAATGCTTCAAGCATAGTGACTGCATATATCTGTTTTTCACCAGCAGACAATAAACTACGATCAATTATTAATCCATCTTCATCTTGAAGATTCACATTAAATGTATTTACATCAATTTTAGCTCGTAATTTTAACTCGTCCTTCCTTGCCAACTTCTTATATACTCGAGAAAACTCTTGTTCCACTTCAGATATACGCTTCTGTGTCAGTTTTTTGGCGTATTCATCAAGAAGAGGTAATATAGATAGGGCATAATCACTAGCATTTTCCAGTGCAACTTTATTCTTTATTGCGTCATGAAGCTTCTGCTGTTCTCGAGTACACTCTAACGCTTCAGTTAGTGCTGTTTTAGCATCAAGGTGTAGTTTTTTAAACTCATCTACGGCATCACGTATGTTCTTGTCAAAAGTCCTAATAATATTGAAAGTACTACTTAACTGTTCTTCCTCAGGAGATCTTTCGATATTTTCTTTTGCATGTTCAATAGCCAAGTCAATTCTTTTTATCTCTTCGCAAAGTCTATTTTTTTCTTTTTTTAATTTAGGCGATAATGTGTAGACTGCATTATGTAAAATACCAGACTCACGTTCAGAGACATCTAGCAGGATATCCCCGGACGGTTGAGTCAATAGAAAATCTTTTAATTGATCTTCAATTGTCTCTGTAGCAATTTTCAACGTTGTAGATGACCGGATCGCCAATTCATTCCGGAGTTTTTTCAGAAAATCATCAAGACCTGACTTGAATGCGGTAGCTTTTATTATTTCTTTTTCCAGTTCTACTTGGTTAAAAAGATCTCTAAATATATTTGGCGCTAATGAAAAAGGGAAATATCCGTCAAGGGTATTACGCAATTGCTTTTCTGTATATAGTTTTTCAGTCTCTAAACTTCTTAATTTCGCTTCCTCACTCACTTTTGAGTCTGCAAAATTTTTTCCTTGCGCCATCAATAAAGCTTCATACTTACGTAAATCTTTGATATTTAATTCAATACCTTTCAAATAATCGAGTGCTTCGCTTCTTTTTTCATTAGCATATGAAATAAGGTCATTCTTCTTTTTTTCAAGTACTTTAACTTGTTCCTGTGCAACACGATTAAGCTTGTTTTTCTGATCATTTTTGATGTAGGTATTTAGATCTCCTTTTAACCGAGATACAACGTCAAGTCCTAGTAGACGTTGCATAGCTATCCTTAAAATGCTTCCAGTCTCATCTTCTGCAAGCGTGGCAATTTTTTCCCCATCAAAGAAGAATAATTCACCAACACCAACAGGGATCAGCTCATTTAGGAAACCCTGTAACTGCTCCGGGCTTTTTCCCTCCATAAGCACCCCATTCTCAGAAATAGAGAGTTGATCGCCCCTACCTTTTGACCATGATCGTTTTGTACAGTACGTGACATCTTCTCCATCAATTCGAAGTGTGAAACTAAGTTCCACAAAAGCAGAGGTAAAATCTTCAAAATCATCAGGTTTTCCGTTATGGACTAAAGACGATAATCTCTCAATATAGGAATTCTTGGTAAAAACATCATCAAATGCTTGTGATCCATACAAGGCAAGTCGTATTGCAGTTAAAATAGAAGTTTTCCCAGAACCATTAAGACCACCAATCAAAATTAGTGGCTTTCCAGGTTCATCATTTGGAGCAAGATCGAGCACATGTTCACCACGAAACACGCGGAAATTACGCATAACCAGTTTAGTTATAATCATTTTGCCACCTCATCATTACTGGTCACACTATTTAATATGTTCTCAAGCCTATCAAAATCATTTGATAGATCATCCAAAGCAAGTTCAATATCTTCTTTTTCTTTTAAAAGCATATCGAATTGATTCTTTTTCTGAACCGAAGAGTATTTTTCCTTGATCTCTTCAAATGTTCCCCAATCCTGTTGTAATATCGATTCTACTTTCTTTTGAACATTTTGACGGCGCCCCATTCCTTCAAAAGAGATCTCAAGATCAATCAGCTTCATGACCATCTCAGGGACAATTCCATGTTCAGTGGCTAGTTCATGAAGTAGTCCTGCATCTGCACCAGCAAAACGAACTCGTTCATCTATCTGCCAAGCTAAATCATGACCATATACACGTTTATAGATTTTTGGCAGAGAATCATTCCAATCAGGTTCATTAGGATCATTAAGCCACTCCTGACGAATAGCATGTAACTCCCCTTCAGTTATAAGCTGAATATCATGTCCTTGTGCTTTCAAGACCTTATCCAGGTTGAGCAACTTCTCCAGCCATTCTTGTCGATATTTCAATAAATAGGGGCCAGGAACATGTTTTCGTTCAACCGAAATATCCTCCCCCTCTTTTAAATACTGATAACTAACCTTTCCAGTTCGGCGCTTAAAGTTACGGTACTTATCTTTCTCTTCTGGTTCAGTAGTCTTCGCAAGCATATTGCGAAACTCCAACAACGGAGCCATCCATTGCTCTCCGTTTTGAACTAGACTTTCCATAGCCCGATCTTTGGTTACAACAGTACAAGTCCAGCACCCAAATCGCGAATTACCACAAGACGGGGTGCTGTCATCAATAACCATAGGGCATTCCCCCTGACCAGAGGAGTCCATATACAAAGTCCATAAAGGAAGGTTGTTCCCACCTCCCCAAGGTGTTTCCCATTCGGTTACATCACTTGAATAGCGGAATGCACCTCTCAACAATTTCCAGACATCATCAACCCCCCAAGTATCAATAGGGGTATAGATAAACGCATTAGCTAAGGTGGTATGACGAGCTAATCGAGTCCCATCAATCTTGTGTTTTGCAATTACCTGAGCACGGGATGCACTTTCTGCAGAACGGGACCCTAAAACCACAATAACTTCTTCGAACTGACTTACTTTATCTCGAATAAAGTCACTAACCGGATTGATTTTCATACGTTCGGTACACCAGCGGAACTGCCGAGTAGGTGCCGGATATCCCTTTCCTAAAAGGTTTGCCCAAAATGTTTCATGCGTTTTAGGAACAACTTGTTGCACCAATATGGGCAAACCATCCTGGCGAGCACCTCTTTCTATTAGCTTCAATGTTCGACTGATCAGGTTTACAACTACTGGTGTCTCGACCAAAGTATCTGAACATACGACAAAAACAGGCTTATTACGCTGCTCGGGAGACAATCCCAGTAATGCCAGATAAATAAGAGTTGTTACAGCAGACGAATCCTTACCGCCACTGTAGCCAATAACCCAAGGACGTTTATCAGCCAGATAGATCCGCTGGATCTCAGATACAAATTCATGTAATGGACGCCCAGCAAAGGTTTCCTGATTAATAAAATCTTCGTAACTATCAAGATCATATGCTTGTAATAAATGACTCATGACTTCAGTTGCTCTTCTAATTTTTGTTCTTCTGAATTTAAAGGAATGCCGAGTTTCTGTTTCAGAGCATTACTGGTTAAGTGTATCGATATCGCTGATTTGCTGATTTTTCCATGCAGCATCGTGCGTTTTAGCCATTCCGGATTCGCCTTTCGCCAGTCAATATCTCTCAAACCTTCCAACTTTTGCTCCCAGTTATATGGCGAATGTTGTAGCAATCCCTTACCCATCAAACCGATGGCCTGTAAACCTACACCGTGAGAATGGATAAATTCCTGACGCATACTCGCTGGAGAAATCTCACGGCGTCGTACCATTTGCCATTCGGGCATAACTCCAAACACAGCACGCCAGAAACGTTCCGCTTTATGCTTTTCGTCATCGGAGTACAAATCTTTCAGCCCTTTACCGAGTAATGCTTTCGTCGCCTGCTTGATGCTGCTCAACGTAAAAAGCTTATTGGAAAGCGATGATATGCTTGATTTTTCCATTTCTGTGAAACCAATAAACGGCTCAATATTTTCAGCCAGATGGCAGGCAAGTTGAGCGCTTGGATCTCGGTGATCATAGAGGGTCGCCAACGAAGGGCTTGGTCTAACCGCGTATTTGTTCAAATCAGCAAACATCTGTTGGCTTCTCACTAACCCCCGATCAACGAAGAACAAAACCGGAATGTTGTCATATCCCAGCTCAGGGTTTGCTTTTAATGCTTCTTCGATAGCCTTTCGTCTATGCTGCCCGTCATTAATCAAAATTTGGGCTCCCATAGGCACTTGTAACGTACCCAGACTCCCAGCATCGTTAATTGCTTCAAAATGCACATCAACAGCAACAGAAGCGGTAAGTGCAGAAAAAATATAGTTATCTGGATTATCCAACAGATAACGCACCATGTCGGGTATCCGTGCTTTATTTAATGAGCGCTGCGCCCGCAGTTCAGGTGGAACCTCTTCTTCATCAAAGCTGAAAATCTTTGGAATTGTCAGCAATGGGCAGGTCGCAATGTAAAACTCTCTTCCTGCCTGCATTCCACGTACCGCAGGAAACATGTAAAAGTAATTTGTCTGGTTACGATCATGCATAAGCGTCACTCATAATACTGTTTATAAACACAGTATAAAATAAAAATTTTAACGTTACAGTTACGTAACTACGTATCTATTACGTTATCTGCGTACAGTTTAAAGAATGGATACTGAGATTTAAACCTCAAAAATTGTGAGAGTTTACTTGCCGCAAGATTATGCGCGTGCATAATCTCATTGTTAGACGAATGTTTATGCAACCAGAGCCTTCAGATTGCCACCTTCCCGGTGAGGCTCGCCTTTTCGTCCGCTCCGTATCATCTTCGCGGACAGCGCTTAGCGCCTGATACATCCTCTACCCCACCATGCAGGGAATCCCTCCCTGCCGGGCGGTGTTTCTCTGCTTTCATCACTGGAGAAACACTATGCCTACTTCATCTTGCCCTGAAGCAAAATCCTTATCGCTGTCTGTCTCAACTGAGGCCTGGGAAAAGGTAGTCAGTTTTCCACTCGATCCCTCTCAGGAAGACGACCGTCTCGAAAACCTGATTGTCGCCACCATGCTGACATTCAAAAGCGCAGGCCCGGACCGTAAGAGTATTAATTTCGGTCTG comes from the Citrobacter koseri ATCC BAA-895 genome and includes:
- the dndD gene encoding DNA sulfur modification protein DndD; protein product: MIITKLVMRNFRVFRGEHVLDLAPNDEPGKPLILIGGLNGSGKTSILTAIRLALYGSQAFDDVFTKNSYIERLSSLVHNGKPDDFEDFTSAFVELSFTLRIDGEDVTYCTKRSWSKGRGDQLSISENGVLMEGKSPEQLQGFLNELIPVGVGELFFFDGEKIATLAEDETGSILRIAMQRLLGLDVVSRLKGDLNTYIKNDQKNKLNRVAQEQVKVLEKKKNDLISYANEKRSEALDYLKGIELNIKDLRKYEALLMAQGKNFADSKVSEEAKLRSLETEKLYTEKQLRNTLDGYFPFSLAPNIFRDLFNQVELEKEIIKATAFKSGLDDFLKKLRNELAIRSSTTLKIATETIEDQLKDFLLTQPSGDILLDVSERESGILHNAVYTLSPKLKKEKNRLCEEIKRIDLAIEHAKENIERSPEEEQLSSTFNIIRTFDKNIRDAVDEFKKLHLDAKTALTEALECTREQQKLHDAIKNKVALENASDYALSILPLLDEYAKKLTQKRISEVEQEFSRVYKKLARKDELKLRAKIDVNTFNVNLQDEDGLIIDRSLLSAGEKQIYAVTMLEALGNVSGKLLPIIIDTPLGRLDSHHRDKLVEHYIPDASHQVIILSTDTEIDERYYKNYLCDCISKSYEIRYSPFSQSSKIEDGYFWKNAKCEVNA
- the dndB gene encoding DNA sulfur modification protein DndB — its product is MHDRNQTNYFYMFPAVRGMQAGREFYIATCPLLTIPKIFSFDEEEVPPELRAQRSLNKARIPDMVRYLLDNPDNYIFSALTASVAVDVHFEAINDAGSLGTLQVPMGAQILINDGQHRRKAIEEALKANPELGYDNIPVLFFVDRGLVRSQQMFADLNKYAVRPSPSLATLYDHRDPSAQLACHLAENIEPFIGFTEMEKSSISSLSNKLFTLSSIKQATKALLGKGLKDLYSDDEKHKAERFWRAVFGVMPEWQMVRRREISPASMRQEFIHSHGVGLQAIGLMGKGLLQHSPYNWEQKLEGLRDIDWRKANPEWLKRTMLHGKISKSAISIHLTSNALKQKLGIPLNSEEQKLEEQLKS
- the dndE gene encoding DNA sulfur modification protein DndE yields the protein MLPNRLQLNIRVEDQLKRLKASTGVNPNISARIAFFRSVESGYRFDGNDYKTDGNMSMDKAVWLGDTGVATELILKMLYPNFDGKKMMQAWAAHVDDGSASLRNHRELISFTTSL
- the dndC gene encoding DNA phosphorothioation system sulfurtransferase DndC, which encodes MSHLLQAYDLDSYEDFINQETFAGRPLHEFVSEIQRIYLADKRPWVIGYSGGKDSSAVTTLIYLALLGLSPEQRNKPVFVVCSDTLVETPVVVNLISRTLKLIERGARQDGLPILVQQVVPKTHETFWANLLGKGYPAPTRQFRWCTERMKINPVSDFIRDKVSQFEEVIVVLGSRSAESASRAQVIAKHKIDGTRLARHTTLANAFIYTPIDTWGVDDVWKLLRGAFRYSSDVTEWETPWGGGNNLPLWTLYMDSSGQGECPMVIDDSTPSCGNSRFGCWTCTVVTKDRAMESLVQNGEQWMAPLLEFRNMLAKTTEPEEKDKYRNFKRRTGKVSYQYLKEGEDISVERKHVPGPYLLKYRQEWLEKLLNLDKVLKAQGHDIQLITEGELHAIRQEWLNDPNEPDWNDSLPKIYKRVYGHDLAWQIDERVRFAGADAGLLHELATEHGIVPEMVMKLIDLEISFEGMGRRQNVQKKVESILQQDWGTFEEIKEKYSSVQKKNQFDMLLKEKEDIELALDDLSNDFDRLENILNSVTSNDEVAK
- a CDS encoding ATP-dependent nuclease; translation: MRAARINDIWRYVNDVEQYRTRIKKVEIKKLSGFEDITIEPQSAITAICGKNGVGKTTFLKLIYQAIKSPKKQLSPLRFGVYDFQIEILDNRSNIIFDRNSEHHLENVYYLEPSQECARILDYIKRTKNINELIEGEGENISFNDDKTKPQIESIIGKKYKRIVFREITGAIENDYTFPYFEIELASGAKYSNIDMGMGEFAVFYILWFIKNCERNSIIFIEEPENFISANTQIYLMDKIAEQSNSNKLWIMLSTHSEHILSKISVENTKVLQKRLTDITHLIEPKHREKYLSALGLVPQLDGVIFVEDNFSANFTNYLLSKLAPAFLKSYRILPIRCDSNIEKIALHYEPLRKSPINYIGILDADQKEKVAQYIDKDIYISSLPGGVTAPPETIVWDVLIDNSKNISDALDVDHDTMQNVIMENSTADYHDRYTNISKELSIPLDVLLQKIFSSWINIQENRELAEDFIFAIINYNKRYTSLVELQPDNKVKLIADDKTIFLKRDDIYFPQNRTKPLVNGMELKFNLFFNSYSFIAKVTAE
- a CDS encoding DUF262 domain-containing protein, with protein sequence MKIDDRKDKVINLFNDINSGEINTRPDFQRGEVWSSSKKKMLIDTILRKWPIPPIHLVKIDDKTFEVLDGQQRLTAIRDFINNKFSIDGNIQPLDDEIQALNGKKYKQLDDDTKREFNTYRFIIYEMMEYSAGEPGEIFHRLNQSVKLTSSEQRNSLFGELRSQTADFVRLMQDNGVNKDLLGFTNSRLAYNDLIARVGYLLEKNSLRATLNDKVLNYRFRDETGFDSDILEQLSFSILTLANMRKHLDECNYSINLTKASSLNWIYSLAEYKNILSTNSDNLMVAFFNLERAKHSVKNNEQIPEDIIHFFGSNETNIKELLLIYIERSSSRVMTTASIIIRDIIINLSLYKAGIPLPDSIDTLQLDTLADVIASHNFDVKECIENLSNEWKVY